A genomic region of Anopheles aquasalis chromosome Y, idAnoAquaMG_Q_19, whole genome shotgun sequence contains the following coding sequences:
- the LOC126579599 gene encoding 39S ribosomal protein L38, mitochondrial isoform X1 gives MAHLLQCTGVQLLLNPANLLQCSLRHGHRLRGRAPGVAKTLAERLQAENVTDPEISKPVNIGFPLVKPSRAAQLGERLAHLKEQRKNPELERLSRERKLKIDLEQVREDWLKTSGPFHIRRAAEHYGVFEHLFGAAYFVPRVELRIRYETSGGDSEATTIQHPVRYGNLLKPTETRSAPSVEFDGRFQFTGGDTRGTNKKTDGEPHWWTLVLTNPDGHLESSEHEYCHWFLGNIPNGDVSKGETLMPYLQPFPTKGTGYHRHIFVLYKQHEGRIDYSQYRCTDRPYSLAERTFRTLDFYRAHQDRLTPAGLAFFQCDWDASVSAFFHERLGRPQPVYEYDFPRPYIRDQEWFPQRKPFNLYLDKYRDPAQIRKEYLARKLARVHPFEGPEKPLRFPNAHPIGQDVPSWLRTEMRKDRLGWGRINDIK, from the exons ATGGCCCATCTGCTCCAGTGTACCGGCGTGCAATTGTTGTTAAATCCGGCCAATCTGCTGCAATGTAGCCTGCGGCACGGCCACCGGTTACGGGGGCGTGCACCGGGCGTCGCGAAAACACTTGCCGAACGACTCCAGG CAGAAAATGTGACCGATCCGGAGATCAGCAAGCCGGTGAACATCGGTTTCCCACTCGTGAAGCCATCGCGTGCGGCCCAGTTGGGTGAGCGGTTGGCACATCTGAAGGAACAGCGGAAGAACCCGGAGCTAGAGCGGTTATCGCGCGAAAGAAAGT TAAAGATCGATCTGGAGCAGGTGCGCGAAGATTGGCTGAAGACGAGCGGCCCCTTTCACATACGCCGGGCCGCTGAGCATTACGGTGTGTTCGAGCATCTGTTCGGGGCGGCCTACTTTGTGCCGCGGGTCGAGCTCCGGATACGGTACGAGACGAGCGGGGGCGATAgtgaagccaccaccatccagcacccGGTGCGGTACGGCAATCTGCTGAAACCGACCGAAACACGGTCCGCACCGAGCGTCGAGTTTGACGGACGGTTTCAGTTCACCGGTGGTGACACCCGCGGCACCAATAAGAAGACGGATGGCGAGCCACACTGGTGGACCCTGGTGCTCACCAACCCGGACGGTCATTTGGAGAGCAGCGAGCACGAGTACTGCCACTGGTTCCT cggtaACATACCGAACGGGGACGTTAGCAAGGGCGAAACCCTGATGCCGTATCTGCAGCCATTTCCAACCAAGGGTACCGGCTACCATCGGCACATCTTCGTGCTGTACAAGCAGCACGAGGGACGGATAGACTACTCCCAGTACCGGTGCACCGATCGGCCGTACTCGCTGGCCGAGCGCACGTTCCGCACGCTCGACTTCTACCGTGCCCACCAGGATCGCCTCACGCCCGCCGGGCTCGCCTTCTTCCAGTGTGACTGGGACGCGTCGGTATCGGCGTTCTTCCACGAGCGGCTTGGCCGACCACAGCCCGTGTACGAGTACGACTTCCCGCGCCCTTACATCCGCGACCAGGAGTGGTTCCCGCAGCGCAAACCGTTCAACCTCTACCTGGACAAGTACCGCGATCCGGCGCAGATCCGCAAGGAGTATCTGGCGCGCAAGCTCGCCCGTGTGCACCCGTTCGAGGGGCCCGAAAAACCCCTGCGATTCCCCAACGCGCATCCGATTGGCCAGGACGTACCGTCCTGGTTGCGCACCGAGATGCGCAAGGATCGGTTGGGCTGGGGCAGGATCAATGATATCAAGTAA
- the LOC126579599 gene encoding 39S ribosomal protein L38, mitochondrial isoform X2 has protein sequence MAHLLQCTGVQLLLNPANLLQCSLRHGHRLRGRAPGVAKTLAERLQENVTDPEISKPVNIGFPLVKPSRAAQLGERLAHLKEQRKNPELERLSRERKLKIDLEQVREDWLKTSGPFHIRRAAEHYGVFEHLFGAAYFVPRVELRIRYETSGGDSEATTIQHPVRYGNLLKPTETRSAPSVEFDGRFQFTGGDTRGTNKKTDGEPHWWTLVLTNPDGHLESSEHEYCHWFLGNIPNGDVSKGETLMPYLQPFPTKGTGYHRHIFVLYKQHEGRIDYSQYRCTDRPYSLAERTFRTLDFYRAHQDRLTPAGLAFFQCDWDASVSAFFHERLGRPQPVYEYDFPRPYIRDQEWFPQRKPFNLYLDKYRDPAQIRKEYLARKLARVHPFEGPEKPLRFPNAHPIGQDVPSWLRTEMRKDRLGWGRINDIK, from the exons ATGGCCCATCTGCTCCAGTGTACCGGCGTGCAATTGTTGTTAAATCCGGCCAATCTGCTGCAATGTAGCCTGCGGCACGGCCACCGGTTACGGGGGCGTGCACCGGGCGTCGCGAAAACACTTGCCGAACGACTCCAGG AAAATGTGACCGATCCGGAGATCAGCAAGCCGGTGAACATCGGTTTCCCACTCGTGAAGCCATCGCGTGCGGCCCAGTTGGGTGAGCGGTTGGCACATCTGAAGGAACAGCGGAAGAACCCGGAGCTAGAGCGGTTATCGCGCGAAAGAAAGT TAAAGATCGATCTGGAGCAGGTGCGCGAAGATTGGCTGAAGACGAGCGGCCCCTTTCACATACGCCGGGCCGCTGAGCATTACGGTGTGTTCGAGCATCTGTTCGGGGCGGCCTACTTTGTGCCGCGGGTCGAGCTCCGGATACGGTACGAGACGAGCGGGGGCGATAgtgaagccaccaccatccagcacccGGTGCGGTACGGCAATCTGCTGAAACCGACCGAAACACGGTCCGCACCGAGCGTCGAGTTTGACGGACGGTTTCAGTTCACCGGTGGTGACACCCGCGGCACCAATAAGAAGACGGATGGCGAGCCACACTGGTGGACCCTGGTGCTCACCAACCCGGACGGTCATTTGGAGAGCAGCGAGCACGAGTACTGCCACTGGTTCCT cggtaACATACCGAACGGGGACGTTAGCAAGGGCGAAACCCTGATGCCGTATCTGCAGCCATTTCCAACCAAGGGTACCGGCTACCATCGGCACATCTTCGTGCTGTACAAGCAGCACGAGGGACGGATAGACTACTCCCAGTACCGGTGCACCGATCGGCCGTACTCGCTGGCCGAGCGCACGTTCCGCACGCTCGACTTCTACCGTGCCCACCAGGATCGCCTCACGCCCGCCGGGCTCGCCTTCTTCCAGTGTGACTGGGACGCGTCGGTATCGGCGTTCTTCCACGAGCGGCTTGGCCGACCACAGCCCGTGTACGAGTACGACTTCCCGCGCCCTTACATCCGCGACCAGGAGTGGTTCCCGCAGCGCAAACCGTTCAACCTCTACCTGGACAAGTACCGCGATCCGGCGCAGATCCGCAAGGAGTATCTGGCGCGCAAGCTCGCCCGTGTGCACCCGTTCGAGGGGCCCGAAAAACCCCTGCGATTCCCCAACGCGCATCCGATTGGCCAGGACGTACCGTCCTGGTTGCGCACCGAGATGCGCAAGGATCGGTTGGGCTGGGGCAGGATCAATGATATCAAGTAA